TTCTTGCCTTTAATCAGGAAAAATGCTTTTCTCAGAAATCTTTTCCTTATATCTCATTGGCCAAAAATGGGTGTTATGCCCACCCCTACACTAtaatggaaaagggaaagaaattgcCCTGACTTGCCTCGACCAATTGTGATTCACCCCTTGGTGCTGGCACAATGCTCCAAACACAGTCAGGCTTAGGGTAGCAAGAAAGAAGAACCGATGGTCATGGAGTGGGCAACTGACAGGGGCAGCTCTGCTTACCTATCAGCTATGGCTGCTCCTTTAGACCAGTCTTTTTCTCTCCATATCTTAAAGTCTCTTAGGCTCCATTCATCTTATGCCCAGAAGGGGTTGTTGTGTAAAAACAGCTGGGATGTGAAAGTGCTGTATAAACAGGAGTTTTATGTCATaggagatataccatattttcccAACGAGacttacaactttttaaaaaaaaattttaacatctttattgaagtataattgctttacaatggtgtgttagtttctgcattataacaaagtgaatcagccatacatatacatatatccccatatctcctccttcttgcgtctccctcccaccctccctatcccacccctctaggtggtcacaaagcaccaagctgatctccctgtgctatgcggctgcttcccactagctacctattttacatttggtagtgtatatatgtccatgccactctctcacttcgtcccagcttacacttccccctccccgtgtcctcaggtccactctctacatctgcatctttattcctgtcctgcccctaggttcttcagaaccatttttttttctttttttttagattccatatatatgtgttagcatatggtatttgtttttctctttctgacttacttcactctgtatgacagactctaggtccatccacctcactgtaaataactcaatttcgttttgttttatggctgagtaacattccactgtatatagactaacaatttttttttttaactttgggtttatttatttttttatggctgttttgggtcttcgtttctgtgcgagggctttctctagttgtggcaagcaggggccactcttcatcgcggtgcgcgggcctctcaccatcgcggcctctctcgttgcggagcacaggctccagacgcgcaggctcagtaattgtggctcacgggcccagttgctccgcggcatgtgggatcctcccagaccagggctcaaacccgtgttccctgcattggcaggcagattctcaaccactgcgccaccagggaagcctagactaacaattttaaaataactttttaataattttttgtgtgtattgaacCAAGGACCAAATCATCCTAATCCTTTCTGCAAAATTTATCTTCACCGTCTTTCCATTTACTATCTTCCTATTCTGGTCTCAGTCACCTGAAATCTTGACCATTGTGGCAGAGTTCTATGTGTTTCTTCTACTTACCTTTCTCTTGCTTCTATGTGCTTGCTTCCTTTGGTTTGCTGTTCTTCATGTTCTAACTTTTGTTCCTATTACGTACAATATAAACATTACTGCCAGGGTTCAAGTCCTTCAGCTAACCTTCTTTTTTCCTGTCTAAATCAAACACCAACTTCTCCTGAATGTGAGTTCTCATCTTTCTAATCAGGCCTCTTCTATAAACGTCCATGACCTTCCAGTCTCGTTCCAATACCTCATCTAGGCTCTGCTGTTGCCCTTAGCTGGAAAGTTTGACTTTATTTCTTACACCACTTCATACAGTGCTACACTACTCAGTGAGTGGACTAAGCAGGGTTTGAGAGCACCGGtaaagcaagttacttaattcttTGGTCTGATTGGAATTTACAAACTTACCTTAAATTGTTTCACCCTCCTGATGGGATTAAACTAATCTACGTCTGATTAAGTTATAATTTTTTCCATACTAGCCTTGGTACAAGTGTAGGAGCTACGTACAATAACCTAGGGTTGTATAGTTGCATTGAATGCTCATTAAATACCTcatgattgattttcaaataatttaaaacacataTACTATGTTTTTACCTATTCTTCCTCCACTTCAAGTGTCCTTTCTATTGCATTATTTGCTATATACTGCTAGAGTAAGGATAAATTACCATGAGTCCCAGTGTGAGATGAGAGGATAAATTATGTGTGTATTTACCCCCTTCCTTTGGAGTGTGAAATGCCCACCACCTGGCTCTGATAGAAACAGAAGGTTGAAAGGTCATGTCAAATATCATAGAAATAATGACTTGGCTATAGCAATTCCTAAACCTACCCTTTTTATCCTTTGTCCACAAAGACACTAGAGTGTATTTTGTTctcatcttgatttcagactttgaGGGAAATAAGTGCAGTCACTTAAGGTCTGCCAGTTAGTACAATGTCACGAAGGCAAACATTGTgctaaaattttaagagaaaaaatatgtgaGTGTCGTTTTCAGAAAGATATATTTAGCTATGGagttttcaagaagaaaaaatcaaattGTAAATAAGAGAACCTCATTTTTAAGCATTTCCTTAGTTTCAACCAGGTTGGATCTTAAACTCAGAAGTCTTTTTGGTGGAGTAAAAGAGGAGGAATTAAttaaagagaggaagaagaggtaCCTAATGTGTTgtaatgatgatgaagatgattatGACTGTGATGGTGATAACAAACAGAATGACAAATTTCATGAGTCATTCTGGTCATTAATAGCtgtcatctgaaaaacacagctttatAGGTAAGCTCCAAAAAGCTGGACATTACCCAAGTTATTTCTGAATCATGTGCTGACCTAAATACATACAGCCACACAAGTTAAgcatcaccttttaaaaatttatttttttattaattagtttatttttttggtcttggATTTAACTACCCCAGTAGCTGCATGAGCTTTGGGTTTCAACACATAATTCTGCCTAGCAGAGTTCATTAACATAAGAAGATTGATAAGAATTTTCATATTGATCCCATTTCACAGAACTTGAGTATAAGACAGGAAGAAATAAGTGAATTGATTCTCCACTTGAGAATTCTGTTAACTTGGAAGAAAACAGTAAGTCTAGTATGTGAGAGTAtttgaagagagggaaggaagacctCACTTCCCTCCCCAATGTCTTCCTTCATGTACCCCAAAGACCCCTGCTCTCTCATTTTCTCACTGCTTCCTTGTTCTGCTTCTCCTTAGCTTTCCTGTTCCTCCACACACTAGAAACCTAAGATAATGATTTCTGATCCAAGAGTATGTAATATTTGAAATTGAAAAAGGGGACATTTTTGAGTCCAGAAcccaaaatttgaaaataagaaaaactacTGGTCTCTAATGTGTGCCTGAACTGcgtttacaaaataaaaacaaagtcaaagaGAAATGAGACCAGCAATTAGAGTAATGACTGTGCCCTGCTATTTGCATTTCCCCTATAATTGTTCATTTCCACGCTGGCTTTGGGTTTCAGTAGGTCGTGAATTGTTTCTCATATTTAGAGCAACAATTGAAATTGTGTTGTCCTTTACGTCCACAAAAATATAGTTTAGTAAAGTAAGTTAATGACTTAAAAATGCTTTTTGTGTCTAGATGACTTTGTTATGGCATTTAAAGGTAGCATTTCGGATCAGTAGGAAGGATGttcagggactgagaaaatacgaacctttcctttcttttccccctcccttctTCTACCGAGTAGAAAGAAATCCAGTCCAGGTTTTGCCTTCGACTCTGCCTCTGAATTTCGGCTGTGCAATGTGTAGCACGTTTCTCTCCCGcccctcctttttccttccctcttgccTCCAGTGTCTGTCTCCAGGATTTCTCCCTATTTCAGGAGGACTCTCACAGGCTCCCTCAGCCTGTGTGAAGCTGAGGTTTCCCCTGGATCCCGTATATCCCCAACACATACCTCCACGCACACGCAGCCCCAAGAACCCCGCGCTCACACCGACACACACTCGCGCGCGCACACCCTCGCGGCCGCTTGTGTCCATCTCCCTCCCGGGAGAGCCGGCGCGCGTCCCCACCTTCGCCGCACACTCCCGCGAGCCGAGCTCGCCGCGCGCTAGAATTCTGCGGCTCGGAACTCGGGTCGCAGCTCTCAACCCCCATGGTGGTTTTCTaaacatttcttttcctcctctttctcgtTTTTTATTGCACCGTTTTCGGTCTGGGGGGCCAGAGCAGCAAGGCGGCTGCTTTCCCAGCCCGCCCTGGTTGGCTTGCCATCCTCCATCAGGCTTATAAAAGTTTGCTGAGCGTAGTCCAGAGGGCTGCGCTGCTCGTCCCCTCGGCTGGCGGAAGGGGGTGACGCTGGGCAGCGGCGAGGAGCGCGCCGCCGGCTCTGGCGGGCTTTCGGCTTGAGGGGCAAGGTGAAGAGCGCACGGGTCCCGGGGTTCACCGAGCTGGATTTGCATGTTGCACCATGCCTTCTTGGATCGGGGCTGTGATTCTTCCCCTCTCCGGGCTGCTGCTGTCCCTCCCGGCCGGCGCGGATGTGAAGGCTCGGAGCTGCGGCGAGGTCCGCCAGGCGTACGGTGCCAAGGGATTCAGCCTGGCGGACATCCCCTACCAGGAGATAGCAGGTAAGCGCGGGCGCGCGGCCCGGGCCGGCTGCAGCCCTCGGCGGCCGCACGTCCCCCGCGCCTCCGGAAGCCCTCCGCCTTCCCCCTGTTGCTGTTCACTTTTCTGTCGGGGCTCTCCCGGCCGCGGCGCTTCTGTGCGGGGCGGCGGATGCTCCCGCCGCTTCGCCCGCGGGGGAAGGTGTGCGTCTCGGCTGCCTCATTGTGTGCACACGCGGGAgcgccctccttccctcccgcctccctccctcccgcgcCCTCGCGCCCCCTTCGCCGTTGGCCCCGGCCGCGCGGGCCGGGGAGCCCGGCACCCTCCGGGGCGGCCGCGGCGCGGGGGCAGATAGCCGAGCGGGCGCCCACCCCGCGCCGCTCGCTCAGGCAAACTTGGAAGAACTGCGGCCGCAGTTTGCCCAGCGCCACAGTCTGAGTGGCGCCTTCTCCGCTCCCGCCCTCGCGCCGGCGGGGGCGGTGGAGAGACGCGGAGGGCTCCCTTCGCCCCTCGCTCCCCTCTTCTGACCTTCGGGGAGGCAGAGCGCCCGGCGcccgggccgggggcgggagAGGCTTGGGGCGGGGGGGAACCCCACCGGGGGACTCGGCCTCCGACGTCGGCGGTTCCGGGCTGCTCAGGGGAGTTCGTGGGCTGCCCGTTTCAGATTTGGGGCGGGCTTTCCCGTTACGGTTCCTCAGTGCTTCCCCGATTGCTGTTGGTCACTCGCGGTTCGGGGACACCCCGGCCACCCGGCGCCGCGCCCCGTCCTGAGCGCGGCCTCGGCCGCCCGCTCTGGGAAGCGGAGTCAACTTAAGCGGGTGGCTCGCTGGTGGATTCGTCCCGGGCTCCTGGGACCCCGCGTCCTCCGCGTGCCCGGCCACCAGCATTCCTCCACCGAGAGCCCCTCCGACAACTTGCGCGGCAGCCTGGGCGCGTGTTTTCCGGCTCTTAGCTCCAACCGAACCCGAGCTTGTCGGGGGCTCGGTGAATGAAACGTGTTGGGGAGAGGTAATCCTGTGGCTGAGAGAGAGAGGCCAGGAGATGCTCCGGGGGCGCGGGCTGCTCAGACCCCGCAGCTGGAGTCCTCAGGGTCCTCGGAGGGTCGAGTCAAAACGCTGGATTTCCACCAGCCTCTCTGCGTTTTGCCAAAGAACTGGTCGCTGGAGGAAAAGCATTTTTGCAGAGATCTTAAAACATCACGGTTTCGAtacgtagtgggattgctgtttTATTGCGGTTGATCCACAAACTCTACAAGTGGGGATTTTT
The nucleotide sequence above comes from Balaenoptera ricei isolate mBalRic1 chromosome 18, mBalRic1.hap2, whole genome shotgun sequence. Encoded proteins:
- the LOC132352381 gene encoding uncharacterized protein LOC132352381, whose product is MQIQLGEPRDPCALHLAPQAESPPEPAARSSPLPSVTPFRQPRGRAAQPSGLRSANFYKPDGGWQANQGGLGKQPPCCSGPPDRKRCNKKRERGGKEMFRKPPWGLRAATRVPSRRILARGELGSRECAAKVGTRAGSPGREMDTSGREGVRARVCVGVSAGFLGLRVRGGMCWGYTGSRGNLSFTQAEGACESPPEIGRNPGDRHWRQEGRKKEGRERNVLHIAQPKFRGRVEGKTWTGFLSTR